A region of the Aythya fuligula isolate bAytFul2 chromosome 24, bAytFul2.pri, whole genome shotgun sequence genome:
CGTGTCTCACAGTCCTGTAGCTGCAGCCCCATGGAGATGTTCTTGGGGATACCACAGCCATGGGTAGCTCTACAGTTCTCCTCTCCCAAAGGAGCAACTGGTTTGTAGGCAGATGACGAGCAAGAGTACAGGTCTGCAGTGATGGCTTGTTCTTGTAACCCATGCGGGgcatctccttccttccttgcaggTCTCCAAGACCGGCAAAGAGATCAAGGAGTACGTCGAATCCATGGCAGGAGAGGACCCACTGTTGAAAGGTGTCCCTGAGGACAAGAACCCATTTAAGGAAAAGGGTGGCTGTACAATAAGCTGAcaccctttctcctccctccctgcc
Encoded here:
- the GNGT2 gene encoding guanine nucleotide-binding protein G(I)/G(S)/G(O) subunit gamma-T2, which translates into the protein MAQDMTEKELFEDGTGSAEKEVKNDRQMVSKTGKEIKEYVESMAGEDPLLKGVPEDKNPFKEKGGCTIS